In Limisphaerales bacterium, the following proteins share a genomic window:
- the galE gene encoding UDP-glucose 4-epimerase GalE: protein MRILVTGGAGYVGSVCVERLLAEGHTVTVVDDLSEGHRAAVALGAEFCIGNIGDSALLDALMAKARPEAVLHFAGSTLVGESMENPLKYFQNNTANGIALLQAAAAGVEKFIFSSTCAVYGEPETVPIAETAPRRPVNPYGASKLMMEQSMEWQAQATGMDCVALRYFNAAGASENFGEHHRHETHLIPCLLQTALGQRESFSLFGTDHPTPDGTCIRDYIHVSDLAAAHALALRPGISGPFNLGRGHGDSVREVIAACCEVTGQKISIEEKPAREGDPPELVAAAAKASAELSWKAEHTDIRKIVETAW from the coding sequence ATGAGAATACTCGTGACAGGCGGTGCCGGCTACGTGGGTAGTGTGTGTGTGGAGCGCCTGCTGGCCGAAGGCCATACAGTGACGGTGGTGGATGACCTTTCCGAGGGGCATCGCGCTGCCGTGGCACTGGGCGCGGAATTCTGCATAGGTAACATTGGCGATTCCGCGCTGCTTGACGCGCTAATGGCCAAGGCGCGCCCGGAAGCGGTCCTGCATTTTGCCGGCAGCACTTTGGTGGGGGAATCAATGGAAAACCCCCTCAAATATTTCCAAAACAACACCGCCAATGGCATCGCACTCCTGCAAGCCGCGGCGGCGGGCGTGGAGAAATTTATCTTCAGCTCCACCTGCGCCGTTTATGGCGAACCGGAAACCGTACCCATCGCCGAGACCGCTCCTCGCCGGCCAGTGAATCCCTACGGCGCATCCAAACTGATGATGGAGCAGTCAATGGAATGGCAGGCCCAAGCCACCGGCATGGATTGCGTGGCGCTGCGTTACTTCAACGCCGCCGGTGCCAGCGAAAATTTTGGCGAACATCACCGGCACGAAACCCATCTCATTCCGTGCTTATTGCAAACCGCTCTGGGCCAGCGCGAATCCTTTTCCCTGTTCGGCACCGATCACCCAACCCCTGACGGCACCTGCATCCGCGACTACATCCATGTGAGCGACCTCGCCGCCGCCCACGCGCTGGCCCTGCGCCCGGGCATCAGCGGCCCCTTCAACCTCGGCCGCGGCCACGGCGACTCCGTGCGTGAAGTCATCGCCGCGTGTTGTGAAGTTACCGGCCAAAAAATATCAATCGAAGAAAAGCCCGCCCGCGAAGGCGACCCACCTGAATTAGTCGCCGCTGCAGCAAAAGCAAGCGCGGAACTGAGCTGGAAGGCGGAGCACACGGACATCCGGAAAATTGTGGAAACCGCCTGGC
- a CDS encoding glycosyltransferase family 4 protein: protein MMRIVQIVRRFGPVGGMETYAWQLTRALAANGRPVRVVCETNESDPMPGVTVDALGSTNSFPRWRHHLQFSRRVADFRQQHPQPRDLWHSHESVTCAEVGTFHSTIHGAGEARAWHKRFDPTWHLNRWIEKRVIFSPRLKQMVAVSNLVREQLRHAHPKQAHKFASHISPGVEPIEKPAPIVTEPILGFIGREWKRKGLRRVLEILQAIPEAKLVIAGVPPDEISGLLGGLQDRVEILGWIDDPADFYKRIRLLIHPAKLEAYGMVVPEALARSVPVLASEATGASADMGAAGRALPHTAPAQSWADAARELLAHPPKDFPPIRSWAEVAEEYHLLYQGLTL from the coding sequence ATGATGCGGATTGTACAAATCGTTCGCCGCTTTGGCCCCGTCGGCGGAATGGAAACCTACGCGTGGCAACTCACCCGCGCCTTGGCGGCCAACGGGCGGCCCGTGCGGGTGGTGTGTGAAACGAACGAATCCGATCCGATGCCAGGCGTCACAGTAGACGCCTTGGGCAGCACGAATTCATTTCCTCGCTGGCGGCACCATTTACAGTTTAGCCGAAGGGTGGCCGACTTTCGGCAACAGCACCCCCAACCTCGTGACCTTTGGCACAGCCACGAAAGCGTTACCTGCGCCGAAGTGGGCACCTTCCATTCCACCATCCACGGCGCCGGCGAAGCCCGCGCTTGGCACAAACGCTTCGATCCCACCTGGCACCTCAACCGCTGGATTGAAAAACGCGTGATTTTCTCACCCCGTTTAAAGCAAATGGTAGCTGTTTCAAACCTAGTGCGGGAACAACTCCGCCACGCACATCCAAAGCAAGCCCACAAATTCGCCTCGCACATCTCGCCGGGCGTGGAACCGATCGAAAAACCAGCCCCAATCGTGACCGAACCCATCCTCGGCTTCATCGGCCGCGAATGGAAACGCAAAGGCCTGCGCCGCGTGCTCGAAATACTCCAAGCCATCCCCGAAGCCAAGTTAGTCATCGCCGGCGTGCCGCCCGATGAAATATCGGGATTGCTCGGGGGCCTTCAAGATCGCGTGGAAATACTCGGATGGATCGATGACCCCGCCGATTTTTACAAACGCATCCGCCTCCTAATCCACCCCGCCAAGCTCGAAGCCTACGGAATGGTCGTGCCCGAAGCCTTGGCTCGGAGCGTTCCGGTATTGGCTTCCGAAGCTACGGGCGCATCTGCCGATATGGGCGCGGCGGGTCGTGCCCTGCCTCATACCGCACCGGCGCAATCTTGGGCGGATGCTGCGCGCGAATTGTTGGCTCATCCTCCGAAAGACTTTCCGCCCATCCGATCGTGGGCCGAGGTGGCGGAGGAGTATCATTTGTTGTACCAAGGATTAACCCTTTGA
- a CDS encoding glycosyltransferase family 2 protein: MNQKISVFILAYNSEANIGPALASVQWADEIVVIDSHSTDRTVAIAEEHGARVVQIDFEGFGKLRIAGIEHTTHDWIFSLDTDERCTPEARDEIQEIINSDHPAEAYHTPRRNFFMGRPIRFSGFYPDYRQPQLFRRGKMTFPAADLVHEGYELDGRLAEMQCAINQEPFHNLSEVLVKANRYSSLSAEKLARTGRRTSGLGALVHASAMFLKMYVLKLGFLDGLPGFIIAFSNFEGIFYKYAKLAELNRKGQPRGE; encoded by the coding sequence ATGAACCAAAAAATTTCAGTCTTCATCCTTGCCTACAATTCCGAGGCCAATATTGGCCCGGCATTGGCGAGCGTGCAGTGGGCGGATGAGATTGTGGTGATTGATTCGCACAGCACCGATCGCACTGTGGCGATCGCCGAGGAGCATGGGGCGCGGGTGGTGCAGATTGATTTTGAGGGCTTCGGCAAGTTGCGCATCGCGGGCATTGAACACACGACGCACGATTGGATTTTCAGTTTGGACACCGATGAGCGCTGCACGCCGGAGGCGCGTGATGAAATTCAGGAGATCATCAATTCTGATCATCCTGCCGAGGCGTACCACACGCCGCGCCGCAATTTTTTTATGGGTCGGCCGATTCGGTTCAGCGGCTTTTATCCGGATTACCGCCAGCCGCAATTGTTCCGCCGCGGTAAGATGACTTTCCCTGCTGCGGATCTCGTGCACGAGGGCTATGAACTGGACGGGCGGTTGGCGGAAATGCAATGCGCAATCAATCAGGAGCCATTCCATAACCTTTCCGAAGTGCTGGTGAAGGCCAATCGCTACTCCTCGTTGAGCGCTGAGAAACTGGCGCGCACGGGTCGGCGCACGTCCGGCTTGGGGGCGTTGGTGCACGCGTCGGCGATGTTTTTGAAAATGTATGTGCTCAAGCTGGGTTTCCTCGACGGACTGCCCGGCTTCATCATCGCCTTCAGTAATTTCGAAGGGATTTTTTACAAATATGCGAAACTGGCCGAGTTGAATCGCAAAGGCCAACCGCGTGGTGAATGA
- a CDS encoding glycosyltransferase family 2 protein, with protein MAAPKISLIISTYDRPGALSKVMLGVARQVAAPCEVILADDGSGELTRAVVEKLADQLSAPFRHFWHEDSGFRKTKILNRAIAGARGDYIVLLDGDCVPHRRFIADHSQLAERGWWVQGRRSFIREQFSPSFQPSRTGFFNWWLRGRASGLFKGVRWPMPFIRHDQAQRGIIGCNMGVWREDLFKVNGFDESFEGWGLEDSDLGNRLYHLGRHRKLVYGRAIIHHLNHPELPREDLPANHDRLMTTLKERRVKCANGLDLHLNGD; from the coding sequence ATGGCGGCCCCGAAAATATCTCTCATCATCAGTACCTACGATCGCCCGGGCGCATTATCGAAGGTGATGCTGGGCGTAGCGAGGCAAGTGGCGGCACCGTGTGAAGTGATTTTGGCTGATGATGGATCAGGTGAATTGACGCGTGCGGTGGTGGAAAAATTAGCTGATCAATTGTCGGCACCTTTCCGGCATTTTTGGCACGAAGATTCAGGATTTCGCAAAACGAAGATTCTTAATCGAGCCATTGCTGGGGCCCGCGGGGATTATATTGTGTTGCTTGATGGCGATTGTGTTCCGCACCGGCGATTTATCGCCGATCACTCCCAACTCGCGGAGCGGGGTTGGTGGGTTCAGGGGCGGCGCAGTTTCATTCGGGAACAGTTTTCGCCGAGCTTTCAACCAAGCCGAACAGGATTTTTCAACTGGTGGCTGCGTGGACGGGCGAGCGGCTTATTCAAAGGCGTGCGCTGGCCTATGCCTTTCATTCGGCACGACCAAGCTCAGCGAGGCATCATCGGCTGTAACATGGGCGTGTGGCGCGAAGACCTTTTTAAAGTAAATGGCTTTGACGAATCATTCGAAGGCTGGGGCTTAGAGGACTCCGACTTGGGCAACCGCCTGTACCACTTGGGCCGCCATCGCAAACTCGTGTACGGGCGCGCCATCATTCATCACCTCAATCACCCGGAGCTTCCGCGCGAAGATCTGCCCGCCAATCACGATCGGCTGATGACCACACTCAAGGAGCGGCGGGTGAAATGCGCCAACGGCCTCGACCTGCATCTCAACGGCGATTGA